DNA from Podospora pseudopauciseta strain CBS 411.78 chromosome 5 map unlocalized CBS411.78m_5, whole genome shotgun sequence:
CCCCCTCGTAGCCTCAAGCGTATCCCTCAacttctccctcaccaccggcaaCATGGCCGTAATAAACCCACACACCGGATCCATATACACCATCCTTTCCCTCACCCCCGTCTCGGCAAACCTCGCCGCCAACACCCCGCCAAAATTATCCCTCAGGAAATCCTCCCATTTCTCCAGCAAGGCAGTAAACCAAGGGAAACAATGCGCCCCAATCGCCTGCGGCGCACTGGTGGGTTTATCACTCATAAAATGAAACCTAAACTCCTTGACAAAAATCTGGGCCATGACCTCAAACGGTAAAAGGGTAACCACGGTCGGTGAGTAGAGAACTTCAGGTACCTGAAGATCAATCAGCTTCTCAAAACAGCCAAGCCATTCCTCATCCACTTCTGCATTGTCGGGATCAACGTTGGGCCATTTCCTAGCTTTGAGGACCGCTTCCAGCTCGGCCGACATGGTGGCTTTCATCTCGTCCCATAACGTCTCTGTGACTCCCTCGACAAAGTTAACCAGATGCACCGCTGCCCCGTCTGCATTATTTTGCAGCTCCTTGAGTCTAAGACAGAGctgcttgagcttggtgtACGGCTCCAACGCCTGCTTGGGAGACTCGGGGAGGTGCGATCGGGCTTCCTGGCGGAGTTTGGCCAcgtcttggaggaggaggaggtattTGTAGGCTAGGTCCACCTTGCGGAGCTGTCCCATCGGTGCCTCGAGGCGTTTGATTGCTTCGTCGGGGGCGTCGGAGGAGGCGATGATCTGGAGGCGGACGTCGATGGAGGATTGGAGGCTTTGGAACTCGTCTATTTGGGCCATGAGGGCGTTTTGGCGGTCGGATTCCGACTGCCTGGCctgggcgagggcggcggtggcgtcGTCGAGTTGGGATTGGAGCTGGGAGCGTTGGTGTTCAaccgaggagaggagggtgtcgaggTGATCGAAGTCGGTGGTGGATTGGAGCTTGTCGTCGAGGTAGTCCTCGAGGCGGATGTCGTGTTCCATGGTCGTCATGGTTGCCGGAAGAGACGTCAGAGCTGTCGTCGTTATAGAGGGATGTTAGGTTGGGTAGGAAAGtgagaagctcaaggctgtTCAGGGTGACATGTCCTGAGCTTGGATGGcaggtggggaggtggagcttggtgatgtggtCGCAGCTCCCAACGGCGGGCGTATTTTACAGAACCTGGCGTAATTACATCCGATAATACCCCGCCGTGACGACATTAATTGCCATTTGCCGGCCGGGATTTTCGAGGCCGAGAACTTCCCCCGAAGCTGCCGTCCGAAAATAAAATCTTGGGATTTCTCCCTGGACcctgttttccttttttctctaGGTCCGAGGGCTACTCGGCAGCACATATCCCACCACTATTCCAATTGGCTCCTCAGTCAATCCCTTCAATGGCCCCAACATGAGGTCCATTCTCCCCCATCTCGGGTTTGCTACCCGCAGCATCAGCACATCCCTCGCCCAAGTTCCACGACGACCCCTCCTTGCGCAGGGTCGCAACCCCCGGCGTCATCGTGGGATTCAAACCACTCCCTCTCTGCTCCGCGCAGATGGCGGCGAACCCAAGACGcccaccaaaccaactcCCAAGGAAGACAAAGCCCAAGATGAAAGATCAGACAagcccaacaaccaccagcagcaaaagcGCCGCAAGCCCCCCCTCCGCAACTCCCTCCACCGCGTGGCCATCGTAGCCCAAAAAGgcaaacccacccccaaaccaaccccctccgaAAAAGCCCCCGATGCAGCAGAaggctcctccaccatctcggccGTCTGCGTAGCCGACTCGTTCGACATGGAAAAAGTGGTCGATATCTTGTCTAGTCACAACTTCACCCTCGACCCTGACAACTCGGGCTTTGAACTCTCCGAAGTCGTCCACGCCCGCGGTCTCAACAACGGGGATATCTTTGTCTTCCCCTCAGGAACGGTGGTCGCCTGGGCGCTCCCCCCTGACGTGGTCAACACTCTCGCAACAAAACATTTGCTACCAGCAGCGGAACAGCCTTTTGTCGAAAACAAAGAGGTGGAAGACCTCGAGTTCGTCGCCGAcccagaggcagaggagTCAAGGGTGAATGGAGACGTAGTAGTCCTCGGCACAAGAAGGGAACTCGAATCCGGCGAGGGGCTCGACACAACCCTGGCCAAAATCGCCTTTTCATCCGGCCTGGCAAGGAGCACCAAGCTGGCGGTGCTGGAGTCCTCCCTGACCCGTTACCTGGAAAGCACTCGCCACATCCCCGACCGGCTCTCCCAGGGGCTCCGCGCCCCGCTGTCGAGAGATTTAATCCTCAAAAAGGCGGGCGAGCTGTTGAACTTGAGGAGTCAGCTGAATCACTACAACGACCTGACGGACTCCCTGCCGGATATCTTTTGGGATaccgaggagaagctggagacGTATTACGCCAAGATTGGGAAGGCGCTGGATGTGGGGGTGAGGATCAAGACGTTGAATGACAAGATGACGTATGCGCAGGAGGTGATCAATATGACGCAGGGGGTGTTGGATATCAGCGAGAAGATGTCTAGCGAGGCGCACAGTACGAGGTTGGAGTGGATTATTATAATACTGATTGCGATTGAGGTTGGGTTTGAGCTGAGGAGGTTGTAtatggagaggggggaggacaagtttgaggagagggttttggaggaggtgagggggttgagggaggaggtcaGGGGTttgaaggggggtgggaaggaggcagcggcggcggcgtgaGATTGGAAGGTTTTATATACAAGTTTTCACACAACTACTGTTTAGATATGATACCCAGCTCTGTTTACAAATTTTATTTTCTGGTTCAAAATGATTTGACGGAGAAATATTATGCCCAGTGGGTGATGATAAGCAAGGTGTGGTTTGTCGGGTCTCCATAGACATGTCATACATAATCACATGAACCGTAGAACAGAATCTGTTAAAAcaggaaaaaaaacaaaaaacaaaaaaaacttGTAGTCGCTCGCTATATTGGTATTTGTATCTGTTATCCTCCCACCTCACCTGAAAAGAAAGCCCTTTCTGTCCCTAATCAACATAGCTCTGTCCCGTAGCAGAGCTCCTGACCCATTTCCTGGTTGAAAACGCACTACTCCCAAATCATCAACTAGGAAACCCGCTATCCCTTCCCTGAGTGGAACAAACATCAAGAAACCTAAACCTGACCATCATTAcacaccctctccccatttcactcttccttctcagacatcatcatcgccgaCTCTCCCCTCCGCTCCAAAGCCCCTTGCTCAACTCAACAACCCTGTTCGCCTCACTCCCCGGCCTCAAACTAGCCGGCACCCCCCCCAAAGGAGCATCCTCCATGCTAACATCCccatcctgctgctgctgctgcgaccCCCCACTCACAAACCCACTatccctcccaccactcccagTCGTCgaaccccccatccccgaAATCCCACTatcatccctccctcccccaactccaacgcCCCCCGCCGGCGGTATCCCCCTCTGCGCCTGCAGCCCCCTCCGTCCCGGCTCACCACTTCTCCCCCCGTTCATCCCCCCCCCATTctgcccctccctcaacttaTTAATCGCCCTCACCGTATCGATAGCAGCATGCAACGTCCTCCTCGCATTGAAATTCTTCTTCACCGTCGGCAGCAGATTAGCCCCtttatccccctccccatcctgcccctccccaccaccaccattctTGTTCAGCCACCCGGCCACAAAAGGATGCTGCAACGCCTCATGCgccgtcatcctcttccccggATCAATAGTCAAACACCTCTTGATAAAGTCCTTTGCACTCTCgctcacccccctccagtACTCCAACGGCGTAAAGCTGTAATCCGCATTCAGAATCGCCTGCATCTCCTCAAAGTCGCTGTCCCGATCAAACGGCGTGTACCCGCACAGCAAAAAGTACGTAATCACCCCCAGCGCCCAGAGATCAACCGGCTTGCCGTGGCCCGTCTTTTTGAAAATCTCGGGCGCCATGTACCCCGGCGTGCCGCAGGTGGTCGTCAAGACGTGGAACTGCTCCTCGTCCATGATGCGCGAGAGGCCGAAATCCGCAATGAGCAGGTCGGCGTTGTCCTCGGGGGtgcggaagaggaggttctCCGGCTTGAGGTCGCGGTGGACGATGCCGTGGTCGTGGAGGTAGGCTATCGCCGAGAGCGTCGCGCGGATGAGGTCGGCGGCGTCGGATTCGTAGTAGGAGCCTTTGCGGCAGATGCGCTCAAAGAG
Protein-coding regions in this window:
- a CDS encoding uncharacterized protein (COG:S; EggNog:ENOG503NURQ) — translated: MRSILPHLGFATRSISTSLAQVPRRPLLAQGRNPRRHRGIQTTPSLLRADGGEPKTPTKPTPKEDKAQDERSDKPNNHQQQKRRKPPLRNSLHRVAIVAQKGKPTPKPTPSEKAPDAAEGSSTISAVCVADSFDMEKVVDILSSHNFTLDPDNSGFELSEVVHARGLNNGDIFVFPSGTVVAWALPPDVVNTLATKHLLPAAEQPFVENKEVEDLEFVADPEAEESRVNGDVVVLGTRRELESGEGLDTTLAKIAFSSGLARSTKLAVLESSLTRYLESTRHIPDRLSQGLRAPLSRDLILKKAGELLNLRSQLNHYNDLTDSLPDIFWDTEEKLETYYAKIGKALDVGVRIKTLNDKMTYAQEVINMTQGVLDISEKMSSEAHSTRLEWIIIILIAIEVGFELRRLYMERGEDKFEERVLEEVRGLREEVRGLKGGGKEAAAAA
- the cmk1 gene encoding Calcium/calmodulin-dependent protein kinase type I (COG:T; EggNog:ENOG503NX22), yielding MATPGGRPAQPNIQPCQYKVGKTLGAGSYSVVKECVHIDTGRYYAAKVINKRLMAGREHMVRNEIAVLRKVSMGHQNILTLVDYFETMNNLYLVTDLALGGELFERICRKGSYYESDAADLIRATLSAIAYLHDHGIVHRDLKPENLLFRTPEDNADLLIADFGLSRIMDEEQFHVLTTTCGTPGYMAPEIFKKTGHGKPVDLWALGVITYFLLCGYTPFDRDSDFEEMQAILNADYSFTPLEYWRGVSESAKDFIKRCLTIDPGKRMTAHEALQHPFVAGWLNKNGGGGEGQDGEGDKGANLLPTVKKNFNARRTLHAAIDTVRAINKLREGQNGGGMNGGRSGEPGRRGLQAQRGIPPAGGVGVGGGRDDSGISGMGGSTTGSGGRDSGFVSGGSQQQQQDGDVSMEDAPLGGVPASLRPGSEANRVVELSKGLWSGGESRR